One Hippoglossus hippoglossus isolate fHipHip1 chromosome 5, fHipHip1.pri, whole genome shotgun sequence genomic window carries:
- the prkcda gene encoding protein kinase C, delta a, whose protein sequence is MAPFLRVTFNSYDLGVLPPLADPPFCAIKMKEAVTTERGKTLVQRKPTMYPAWKASFDAHIYEGRVLEILLMKTAEEPLAEVSVGVSVLAERCKKANGRAEFWVDLHPSGKVMMAVQYFLEGMESEGKQAGKEEDAPTLNRRRGAIKQAKIHFIKNHEFIATFFRQPTFCSVCREFVWGLNKQGYKCRQCNAAIHKKCIDKIIGRCTGTAANSRDTVFQKERFKIDMPHRFKNNNYMSPTFCDHCGSLLWGIVKQGLKCEDCGMNVHHKCQDKVANLCGINQKLLAEALTQVSQKSSTRRSDPNLPNLPDIGIYDEVNKLAGLDINDPSPYGRLWEGSSPHSQSRITHLTHINVDNFIFHKVLGKGSFGKVLLAELKGRGEYFAVKALKKDVVLMDDDVECTMVEKRVLALAWENPFLTHLYSTFQTKEHLFFVMEYLNGGDLMFHIQEKGRFELYRASFYSAEIICGLQFLHSKGIIYRDLKLDNVMLDYEGHIKIADFGMCKENVFGENRATTFCGTPDYIAPEILLGQKYSFSVDWWSFGVLLYEMLIGQSPFHGDDEDELFESIRMDTPHYPRWIDKEAKDLMEQLFERDPTRRLGIVGNIRLHPFFKAFTWQALESREIEPPFKPKIKAPNDCSNFDREFLSEKPRLSHSDKNFIDSMDQSAFAGFSFINPKMEHLLEK, encoded by the exons ATGGCTCCTTTCTTGAGGGTCACCTTTAACTCGTACGATTTGGGCGTCCTGCCCCCTCTGGCTGACCCTCCGTTCTGTGCAATCAAGATGAAGGAGGCTGTAACAACTG AGCGGGGTAAGACCCTGGTTCAGCGGAAACCCACAATGTACCCGGCTTGGAAGGCCAGTTTTGATGCACACATCTACGAGGGTCGTGTGCTCGAGATACTGCTGATGAAGACAGCAGAGGAGCCACTGGCTGAGGTCTCCGTCGGTGTGTCCGTCCTCGCGGAGCGCTGCAAGAAAGCCAACGGCCGTGCTGAATTCTGG GTGGACCTCCATCCTTCTGGGAAAGTGATGATGGCAGTGCAGTATTTTCTGGAGGGAATGGAATCAG AGGGTAAACAGGCTGGGAAGGAGGAAGACGCTCCTACTCTGAACCGCAGACGTGGGGCCATCAAGCAGGCCAAGATCCACTTCATCAAGAACCACGAGTTCATCGCCACATTCTTCAGACAGCCCACTTTCTGCTCCGTGTGCAGAGAGTTTGTCTG GGGACTCAACAAACAAGGCTACAAATGCAGAC aaTGCAATGCAGCCATCCACAAGAAATGCATAGATAAAATTATCGGCAGATGTACCGGCACTGCTGCCAACAGTCGGGATACTGTG TTCCAGAAGGAGCGTTTCAAAATTGACATGCCCCACCGTTTCAAGAACAACAACTACATGAGTCCCACATTCTGCGACCACTGTGGAAGTCTGCTGTGGGGTATTGTCAAACAAGGCCTGAAGTGTGAAG ATTGTGGCATGAATGTTCATCACAAGTGTCAGGATAAAGTTGCCAACCTTTGTGGTATCAACCAGAAACTACTAGCTGAAGCTCTAACACAAGTCAGCCAG AAATCGTCCACACGTCGTTCGGATCCAAACCTGCCTAATCTGCCAGATATTGGAATCTATGATGAAGTTAATAAACTTGCTGGACTGGATATCAATG ACCCATCTCCCTATGGCAGACTGTGGGAGGGGTCTAGTCCTCATTCTCAGTCTCGTATCACCCACCTGACACACATCAACGTGGACAACTTCATCTTCCACAAGGTTTTGGGAAAAGGCAGCTTTGGCAAG GTTCTCCTAGCAGAGCTGAAGGGTCGTGGAGAGTACTTTGCTGTGAAGGCCCTGAAGAAAGACGTGGTGCTGATGGATGATGATGTGGAGTGCACTATGGTGGAGAAGAGAGTCTTGGCTTTAGCCTGGGAAAACCCCTTCCTCACACACCTCTACTCCACCTTCCAGACAAAG GAGCATCTGTTCTTTGTGATGGAGTACCTGAACGGAGGAGACTTGATGTTTCATATTCAGGAGAAAGGGCGCTTTGAGCTCTACAGAGCCTC GTTCTACTCGGCTGAGATCATTTGTGGTCTCCAGTTCTTACACTCCAAAGGGATCATCTACAG AGATCTAAAGTTAGACAATGTGATGCTGGACTATGAGGGACACATTAAAATCGCTGACTTCGGGATGTGCAAGGAGAATGTGTTCGGAGAGAATCGTGCCACAACCTTCTGTGGCACTCCTGACTACATCGCTCCagag ATCCTGTTGGGACAGAAATACTCATTCTCTGTTGACTGGTGGTCATTCGGGGTGCTGCTGTATGAGATGCTGATCGGCCAGTCGCCTTTCCACGGAGACGATGAGGATGAGTTGTTTGAGTCCATCCGCATGGATACTCCCCACTATCCCCGCTGGATAGACAAGGAGGCCAAGGACCTGATGGAGCAG TTGTTCGAGAGAGACCCCACCCGCAGACTCGGAATTGTGGGTAATATTCGTTTACACCCCTTCTTCAAGGCCTTTACCTGGCAGGCGTTGGAGAGTAGGGAGATTGAACCCCCCTTCAAACCCAAAATA AAAGCACCGAATGACTGCAGCAACTTTGACCGGGAGTTCCTCAGTGAGAAGCCTCGTCTCTCTCACAGCGATAAGAACTTCATCGACTCCATGGACCAGTCGGCGTTCGCTGGGTTTTCATTCATCAACCCCAAGATGGAGCACCTTTTAGAAAAGTGA